In one window of Leptospira sp. WS92.C1 DNA:
- the trxB gene encoding thioredoxin-disulfide reductase, with amino-acid sequence MIHKIVVIGSGPAGHTAAIYAARANLNPVMYEGFMAGGIAAGGQLTTTTEVENFPGFPKGIDGTKLTELFREQSIQYGTKIVTQTITKVDFSSKPFKLWSDDECIEAEAVIIATGATAKRMHVNGEDSYWQKGISACAVCDGALPIYRNKELAVVGGGDSAVEEASHLTKFASKVYLIHRRDSLRASKIMQKRATTHPKIEILWNSQVEEAKGDGKNLTSLTLQDTVNGQKKELPVGGLFYAIGHKPNTDIFEGILDLDESGYIKTVPGTTRTSIEGVFAAGDVQDKVYRQAITAAGSGCMAALEAERWLESREE; translated from the coding sequence ATGATCCATAAAATCGTCGTCATAGGATCCGGTCCTGCCGGACATACAGCAGCCATCTACGCAGCAAGGGCGAACCTGAATCCAGTGATGTATGAGGGATTTATGGCCGGTGGAATCGCCGCCGGTGGACAATTGACAACTACAACCGAAGTGGAAAACTTCCCCGGATTTCCGAAAGGAATCGATGGAACCAAACTCACGGAGCTGTTTCGAGAACAATCGATTCAGTATGGAACCAAAATTGTGACTCAGACCATTACGAAGGTCGATTTTTCATCCAAACCTTTCAAACTCTGGTCAGACGACGAATGCATTGAGGCAGAAGCGGTGATCATCGCAACCGGAGCGACCGCAAAGAGAATGCACGTAAACGGCGAGGATTCCTATTGGCAGAAGGGAATTTCGGCCTGCGCGGTTTGCGACGGAGCTCTTCCGATTTATAGAAACAAAGAACTTGCGGTTGTAGGCGGCGGAGATTCCGCAGTGGAAGAAGCTTCTCACCTTACCAAGTTTGCTTCGAAAGTATATCTGATTCACAGAAGGGATTCTCTACGCGCCTCCAAGATCATGCAAAAACGCGCGACCACACATCCAAAGATCGAAATATTATGGAATTCTCAAGTGGAAGAAGCAAAAGGAGACGGGAAGAATCTGACCTCTCTGACATTGCAAGACACTGTGAACGGGCAAAAAAAAGAACTCCCAGTGGGCGGACTTTTTTATGCGATCGGTCACAAACCAAACACGGATATCTTTGAAGGAATTTTGGATCTGGACGAAAGCGGTTATATCAAAACCGTTCCGGGCACTACACGCACAAGTATCGAAGGAGTATTTGCCGCGGGGGACGTGCAGGATAAGGTCTATCGTCAGGCGATTACCGCCGCGGGTTCCGGATGTATGGCGGCTCTCGAAGCGGAACGCTGGTTGGAATCAAGAGAAGAATAG